The Chitinophaga sp. H8 genome contains a region encoding:
- a CDS encoding RtcB family protein, whose product MGSLRTKELSKIGYTNDQTRSLVINTISRHFKHHSKEALIILLTAIKNAPADYVNDEVLGKIAATFIAGEEVCRYKAFTLLQETGLLKIYGGQEIAHSTKKQMELAMSLPVTIQGALMPDAHTGYGLPIGGVLATAQVVLPYAVGVDIGCRMALSILDEGNSYIKRYAHQMKVALKTYTHFGMEGGLDFPQEHEVLDSPYFQSTEWLKRLQAKAARQLGSSGSGNHFVEFGIITLQENNALQLPPKDYLALLSHSGSRGLGATIAQHYTKVAMDTCKLPREAQQLAWLDLNSEAGQEYWIGMQLAGDYAKACHDRIHANLIKALGVQALATIENHHNFAWEDTLADGRKVIIHRKGATPAHEGELGIIPGSMTTAAYLVRGEGVDNALYSASHGAGRAMSRKRARENMTASALKKMLANADVTLIGGSVEENPLAYKDIEKVIDAQKDLVTVQGKFMPKIVRMNKV is encoded by the coding sequence ATGGGAAGTTTAAGAACAAAAGAGTTAAGTAAAATAGGATATACAAATGACCAGACCAGGAGTCTGGTGATAAATACCATTTCCAGGCATTTCAAACATCACAGTAAGGAAGCACTGATAATACTGTTAACGGCTATCAAAAATGCACCCGCAGATTATGTTAATGATGAAGTACTGGGAAAAATAGCGGCCACTTTTATTGCGGGAGAAGAAGTATGCCGGTACAAGGCATTTACTTTACTGCAGGAAACTGGTCTGTTAAAGATTTATGGAGGACAGGAGATAGCGCATTCTACAAAGAAGCAGATGGAGCTGGCGATGTCATTACCAGTTACTATACAGGGAGCATTGATGCCAGATGCACATACGGGATATGGATTGCCTATTGGAGGCGTATTAGCAACAGCGCAGGTGGTACTGCCGTATGCAGTGGGGGTAGATATAGGTTGCCGGATGGCGTTATCGATCCTGGATGAGGGAAACAGTTATATTAAACGCTATGCGCATCAAATGAAAGTTGCGCTGAAAACGTATACGCATTTTGGTATGGAAGGCGGGCTGGATTTTCCACAGGAGCATGAAGTGTTGGATAGTCCGTATTTCCAGTCTACCGAATGGTTGAAAAGGTTACAGGCAAAGGCCGCCAGGCAGTTAGGTTCTTCCGGCAGCGGCAATCATTTTGTGGAGTTTGGAATCATTACCCTGCAAGAAAATAATGCCTTGCAGCTTCCTCCAAAAGATTACCTGGCTTTATTATCTCATTCCGGCAGCCGTGGTTTGGGCGCTACTATTGCCCAGCACTATACAAAGGTGGCCATGGATACCTGTAAGTTGCCCAGAGAAGCACAACAGCTGGCCTGGCTGGACTTAAACAGTGAAGCAGGACAGGAGTACTGGATAGGGATGCAGTTAGCCGGTGATTACGCAAAGGCTTGTCACGACAGGATACATGCCAACCTCATAAAGGCATTGGGGGTACAAGCGCTGGCGACGATTGAAAACCATCACAATTTTGCCTGGGAAGATACTCTGGCAGATGGGAGAAAGGTGATTATCCATCGCAAAGGTGCTACTCCGGCACATGAAGGAGAGCTTGGGATTATTCCGGGTAGCATGACTACAGCGGCCTATCTCGTGCGTGGTGAGGGTGTGGATAATGCCTTGTATTCTGCATCACATGGTGCCGGCAGGGCTATGAGTCGGAAAAGAGCGCGGGAGAATATGACTGCTTCTGCATTAAAGAAGATGCTCGCCAATGCGGATGTTACATTGATAGGTGGTAGTGTGGAAGAAAACCCACTGGCCTATAAAGACATCGAAAAGGTAATAGATGCGCAAAAAGACCTGGTAACAGTTCAGGGAAAGTTTATGCCTAAAATAGTAAGAATGAATAAAGTGTAA
- a CDS encoding SufE family protein: MTMQNMTINDIQDNLITEFSIHQDNNALEQHLVQLGNQLPLMSADYKHDYYRIKDWPFPLWLKAELQKDRVWFRADSEDPLTRALVSMLIKILGGHSPKEIADADLYFISETGLLRRLIPDHASKWLSILRRMKSFAVSYQLQLLQQESYQYQTS, encoded by the coding sequence GACGATTAACGATATACAGGATAACCTCATCACCGAGTTTTCTATACACCAGGATAATAATGCATTGGAACAACATCTCGTTCAATTAGGTAATCAGTTGCCACTGATGTCTGCGGATTATAAACATGATTATTACCGGATAAAAGACTGGCCCTTCCCATTGTGGTTAAAAGCTGAACTGCAAAAAGACCGGGTATGGTTCCGGGCAGATAGTGAAGATCCGCTAACCCGCGCACTGGTAAGTATGCTCATTAAAATACTGGGCGGGCACAGCCCCAAAGAAATTGCAGATGCAGATCTGTATTTCATCAGCGAAACAGGACTACTGCGCCGCTTAATTCCTGATCATGCTTCCAAATGGTTATCCATTCTGAGAAGGATGAAATCCTTTGCAGTATCTTATCAGTTGCAATTACTGCAACAGGAATCTTATCAGTATCAAACCAGCTAA